A genomic stretch from Sphaerodactylus townsendi isolate TG3544 linkage group LG15, MPM_Stown_v2.3, whole genome shotgun sequence includes:
- the LOC125444936 gene encoding mitochondrial import inner membrane translocase subunit Tim10-like, which produces MDPLRAQQLAAELEVEMMADMYNRMTNACHRKCVPPHCKEAELSKGESVCLDRCVAKYLDIHECMGKKLTELSMQDEELMKRMQQGAGTA; this is translated from the coding sequence ATGGATCCTCTGAGGGCGCAGCAGCTGGCAGCTGAGCTGGAAGTAGAGATGATGGCTGATATGTACAACAGAATGACCAATGCCTGCCATCGCAAATGCGTGCCTCCACACTGCAAGGAGGCTGAGCTGTCAAAGGGGGAGTCGGTGTGCTTGGATCGTTGTGTCGCTAAGTATTTGGATATCCATGAATGCATGGGCAAGAAATTGACAGAGCTCTCAATGCAGGATGAAGAACTGATGAAGAGGATGCAGCAAGGGGCTGGGACAGCATAA